GGGTCTCGCTCAGCGGCCTCCGCGTGTTCCCAATGCCGTTGCAACGGTGCTCCACCCAGTTCTGCCCGACCGATGATAAGCGTATGACCGCCTTCTTTACTTAATTCGGGCAGGTACTTCGATGCATTCTGTGAAAAACTGTTACCGATCATGAATAAGCGTAGTGGCTTTTCGCTACGGTTCCCATCCCGTGATTGTGATAAGGCCGTATTGACGCATAGAAAAAAGATAAAAACAATGAAAACGGATGTGCCGTACCGATTGAGTGAAGTCATACGTGAGGAGCCAGTAAGTGTATAGTAAACCGGTTTTATGGTTTCTCTACCCGTGTTGATGCAACAAATCAATGAACATTGTCCGAAAAACTGGAATTCCAGCACCGATTAGTGTGCTGGTTTTAGCGATCGTTCTTCCCAGTGATACAACCAACCCGACAACCGTTGAAACAATGAACTCGACCCTAAATAGACGTACATGAGCAGGAGAAGTTTGAAAAATCCACGCCGGAATGTATAGGGAATATTGGCACCGTCGACATGCAGGATAAGCAGGCCGAAAAGGATATACATGCCGAAAATCCAGAATAAAGTAGAAAGCCCTCGTGTGTCCCGAAAGAAGAGCAGGTTCAGCAATGTGATGGTGAAAAAGGCATAAACGGCATAGTTCCAGTACGTATCGTGAAAAACAACCTGCTCGTTCATACTTTGATAGATGGCCAGCAGGTTTCCAACATAGGGAGCTGGTGCGGTATGAACGCTACCCAAATGGGTGTGGGGAGGTAATGGAACGTAGCCCCGTAGAAAGCCGTAGTTCCAGAATAACACTGGAATCGAGCAGGCTAGCAGGAGGAGCGCTGCGTCACGTATCGCCAGTATTTTACGGGCAGATAATGTTTGGCTAACGATCAGTAGGGAGCCGATCGGGATAAAGAGAATCGTTTCGGTACGTGTCCAGCAGGCCAGCGCCAGGAAAAGCATACCTGCGGTAAAAGCCCCTCGCTGTTGATCATTCAGATACGTTTGTAAAAGCATAACCCCTGCCACAAAGAAAGCTGCATTGGCCCAGTCGGTCTGTACAAGAAAGGTATAGGCAAATAATTCGGGGCTACAGGCGAGCAGGGTGATGAGCAAACCCGCCAGCAAGGGATGGATCTGCGTTCGTAACTCGGCATACATAAACAGCCCAAATGAAATGACCAGTACGGTAAGCCAGATTTTTCCGAACGCATATGGGCCAACGCCATCCGCTGCCAATAGGTACAGAACTTGTTGCATCGCCGTAAACGGGGCGTAAAAAGGCTGGTTGCTGTACACCGATACCGACGGCAGGTGACTGGTAAAAACGGATGATACGAGGGTATGTTCTTTAACGGCAAACGTAGCTACCAGGTCGGGCCCCACGATGGTATCGAACGGAAGGTTGGGGTACCAGGCGCATTTCCAGGCGCTGATAAACAGGAGGTATCCCCAGAACACCAGAAACGGTAACTCGCCTAACCGAATCGTAAGCTTTGATCGGGTGAATAGGCTTCGCAGATAGGCCCCACGATGTCGTGCCTCTATGAGCAACAGACAGGCTAGTAGAACCAGCCCGATAAATACGGGGGCTCGGGCAATGGGTAGGTGGAGAAATTCCAGTACAAACGGCAAACCCGAACTGATCCCTAAACCCATAAGCATGGACAGCCCTAGTAGACTATACCCGTTGGCGACTGGGCGTAGGCGAGTTATCACTCCGAAACCAATGAGAAACTGCGCGATGAGTAAGAAAAAAATGGAAAAACTCATGGTTTAGAATGATAATATCGACGAGCCTGATCGGGCGTGTAGGCGAAGAAATGCGGATCGTATTTGCGAAACTCGCTGATAACCAGTGGCCGATTGTGAGGCTTGAAAGTCAGTAAAAAAAGTTTTTTGTCGTAGGCCCAAAAGGTGTGAGTCGCCCGCTGGAGTAACGAGTCCGGAGCGGTCATATCAATCAGGTGAACCGATTTGCCCAGGTGATAATACAGCACACTTGGATAGAGCCAGACATACCCCGTTTCTTTCCCCTGTGGCCAGGCATTACGGATTAGGTACTGCTGGGGTGGAATTAGAAAATAATCGTCTGGTCCGCAGCGCTGCTGGATCAGTAACGTAAACGTATAGGCATCGCCATACCCTTCCTGTAGCCGTGTCGAAAGACTAGTCTGACCGGCCAACCGCTGTCGTTGGTCATAAAATCGCTCCACGGTCGACGTGAGCCATTCCTGATTTTTCGGAAGCCAGAGCAGCAGGGCCAAACACAGACAGCTACCTGCCAGGTAGACAAATTGGATTTGCCAGTAATAACGACTTTTTTGACTCATTACCCGAAATACATAACTGCTTTATGAACCCGACACCAGCGCCTAGAATGCGATGGGGAACTTTGTTTGGCTAAGTTAAACGCCAAAATTGACACAGTGCCCCGAATCCTACCAAAACAATCGTTATATTTGTGTGAATATAGCGATTGATAAACAAGCCGAATGAATCAGCTACGTTTACGAAACAGCATGGGTAAGATGCTGGCTGCCGCAGTACTGGTTATTGTATGCCTCAGTAGTCAGGCTCAAACCGTTCTGACAATCTCCGGCGACGTTACGAAGCCGTTAGCCTGGCAGGCGACTGATTTACAGGCGATGTGGCATACAACCGTAACGGCTAAAGACCACGACGAAAAGGAGCATCAGTATTCGGGAGTACCTGTGTCGGAACTGCTCAGGCAGGCAGGCGTTACCTTAGGTGGGCAATTACGAGGGAAAAACCTGCGAAAATATGTGATCGTCAAAGCGGCTGATGACTATGAAGTCGTATTTGCTCTGCCCGAACTCGACCCGGAATTTGTTAGTCGGTCTATTCTATTGGTCGATCGTGTCGATGGGGAGCCCTTAAGTAAGGACGTCGGCCCCTACCGGATCGTTGTACCAGGCGAGAAAAAAATGGCCCGCTGGGTTCGGCAGGTGAAAAGGCTTGAGGTAAAGGTTGCGAACTGACTTAAATGAAAAAACTCGTATTGTTTCTTTTGCTGTGCCCACTTTTTCTTCGGGCTCAGCCACTTCGGGTAGCCGTGGCAGCTAATGCTCAGTTTGTCATGGAAGAACTGAAGACCGCTTTTCAGAAAAAAACGGGCGTTACGGTCGAAACGATTGTTAGCTCATCAGGTAAACTAACCACCCAGATTCAGCAGGGGGCGCCGTACGATGTGTTTCTATCAGCCGATATGACATATCCCCAAACGCTCCACAAAGCAGGCTTGACCACAGCGGCTCCGGTTGTGTATGCGTATGGCTCACTAGTGCTCTGGACTATGGGCGAACTACCGGTGTCCGCCAACCTGAACGTATTATCTGATCCTTCAGTGCGCCATATAGCCATCGCGAATCCGGCTACAGCGCCCTACGGCGAAGCCGCTATTGGCTTTCTGAAAGCGAAAAAACTGCTGGTTGCCGTACAGGCCAAAATCGTTTATGGGGAGAGCATTTCGCAGGTAAATCAATACATCCTGTCGGGAGCGGCTGAAGTTGGGTTTACGGCTAAATCGGTCGTGCTTGATCCAACCCTTGCCAAACGGGGCCACTGGGTCGATTTGCCACAAACGGGGTATGCGCCTATCGCTCAGGGGGTAGTGGTTCTGAAACGAACATCACAGCCAAAAGCCGCCGAGCAGTTTCTGGTATTTTTGCGTAGCCCGGATGCCCGACGTATTTTGCAGAAATTTGGTTATCAATTAAAGCCGTAACGAACAGTCTCTTTTTGATTACGGCATTTTCTTCTGTTCTCCTATGCCCATCGATTGGGAACCTATATGGCTGACGTTACGCCTTGCCAGCATCACGACCCTATTGCTGTTGCTGATTGGTGTGCCGCTGGCCAGTTGGCTGGCTTTGAGCCAGTTCCGGCTTAAGCCAGTGGTAGAATCCATCATCAGCCTACCACTGGTATTGCCACCGTCTGTCGTTGGTTTTTATTTATTGCTGGCCTTTAGCCCGACGAGTGGGTTCGGGGCCTGGTTACTGCATCACCTGAACCTACAACTTGTTTTTTCGTTCGAAGGCCTGGTCGTAGCCTCGCTGCTTTATAGTTTGCCGTTTATGGTGCACCCAATTCAGGCTGGACTCGAAAATCTGCCTGTATCCTGGCGCGAAGCGGCCTACACACTGGGTCAGTCACCGAGCCGGACGTTGTGGCGAGTGCTATTGCCTAATTGTAAACCCGCCTTACTGACAGGAATCGTTCTGACCTTTGCTCATACAATAGGGGAGTTTGGGCTTGTCCTGATGATTGGCGGCAACCTACCGGGTCAAACGCGCGTTGCGTCGATAGCCATTTATGATGAGGTCGAGTTACTGCATTTCCAAACGGCCCACGCGTATGCTGCGCTGTTGTTAGCGCTATCGTTTGCTATTTTATTACTGGTCTATTTCGTAAATAAACGGGTAACTGTATGATCGAAATCGACCTAACGATGCCGCGTTTGTTTACCGAAGGGCCTGGTGAGTTAAAAGTACGAATTGCCTTAGAATCAGGTAGTCTAACAGTGTTAACCGGGCCTTCGGGCGCTGGCAAGACTACCTTACTTCGACTGCTTGCTGGTTTGGAAATTCCTCATAACGGACGGATTGCTGTTGATGGTCGAGTTTGGCTGGATACGCAGCAACGAGTTAACCTTCCTCCACAAAAACGGTCCATTGGCTATGTGTTTCAAGACACGGCTCTTTTCCCAAACATGACCGTACAGGAAGCCATTCTGTTTGCAGCCCCGAATGGAGATCAGGACTTTGTGAATCAATTGATCGATATAACCGGGCTCCGTGCGTTTATGAATCAGAAGCCAGCTCTGTTGTCGGGCGGGCAACGGCAGCGGGTGGCACTAGCTCGTGCCCTGGTTCGGCGACCACATGTACTTTTGCTCGATGAACCCTTTGCCGCTCTCGATTCACAGTCCAGTCAGACGCTCCGGCAGGTCCTGTTAGAACTTCATAAGCTTTGGAAAACTACAACGCTACTAGTTAGTCATCATACGCAGGATACACGGGTATTGGCCAATCGACTCATTCAGATCGTACAGGGTCAGGTAGAGCGGGATGAGCAATGCCTCAATGATGAATTACCGCCTATTGTGGAACCTATAACGCACATCTTATATCAGGAGGAGCACAGGCAATGGATTATTCAGACGGCCACCTCCCAACTTCGATCAACTAATCCAGCCTGGGGGCAACGGCGGGCTGGGGATCTTATACTGGTTAATCGCTCCATCTAGATCAATACCGGCAGGAAGTCGGGAAGTCTGTTTTTAAGAATAAATTCTTGTATTAACCTTCTGATAGTTAGCGTGTTGCCGATTCTTTGGTAGTGAACTTAGCAACTTCTGAAAGCGTTTAATGTATATACCCTCAACGTATCTTCATGCCCGATTTCAAACCGTCGCTAATCTTATATACTGCCGATGCCCTTAACAGTCGGGGCGAAGCTGTGCTGGCAAAATTTCCCGAAGCTGAGGCACTGGAAGTAAAGCAGCATAATCGGTTACCTGATCTGGGCCTGAATCATTTCAAGGTTAAATCGAATGTACTGGTCTTGGGGCGGCTGAAAACCCAGGACATTAAATGGAGCGGTCGAAGTGCTGATTACATTGCCCCGAGTTTGGCAAACGGCTGTTTTGGCGGGTGTACCTACTGCTATGTAGATCGTCATAAAACGGTGAATCCGATTACGCTTTTCACCAATGTTGAGGAAAACATAGCCACGGTCAATGAGCAGATTAGTACGCTGCCCTGGCCTAAAGTGCCTAACCAGACTGATGACCAGTTTTATACCTACGATATTGGCTGTAATTCGGATATTTCGGTTGACTACGGTTTAACGGATGGCATTCGGCAGGTATTTGATTTTTATCGGACGCACCCTCGCGCCAAGGCAACGTTTGCGACGAAGTATGTGAATCGGGATATGCTAAATTTCGATCCTGAACGAAAAGTGAGGATACGGTTCAGTTTAATGCCAGCTCACGTGAGTAAACTGGTCGATGTACGTACCGATAGTATAGAGAAACGACTGGCGGCTATCAATGATTTTTATGATGCCGGTTATGAAGTACACGTCAATTTTTCGCCGGTTATCGTCTATACCGGACCCGATGGCGACCGAAAAGCCTGGCGAAACGATTACCGCGATTTATTCCGTCAGTTAGATGCTGCCCTACGGCCAGAAGTTCGCCAACAGCTTAAATGCGAGGTGATTTTTCTAACCCATAACCAGTGGCAGCATCAAGCTAATCTGGCTATCAATCCCAAAGCTGAAGAACTGCTGTGGGTGCCTGAATTACAGGAGAGTAAGGTAAGCCAGTTTGGCGGCTGGAATATTCGATACCAGCATCAGTTAAAGCGTAAAATGATCGAGATTTTTGAGCGGCTCGTTCAGGAAGAAATCCCTTGGTGCCAGATCCGGTATATATTCTGAACCGGGATTTATGTGATTTCACTGACTAACTTTGATTAGGCCTTCTTCGAAGGCTTTTAGAACAATCAAATTCGGTCAGTAAAATCACATAAATCCCGGTTCAGAATCAGTGAGCATGTTGTTTGACGTACTCGTCCATCGAAAAACGTCCGGAGCCCAGAACCGTAAATGTCAGTAAAAGGCCCAATACCATAAGCGATAACCACAGCTCCGAATTCAGGGGCGAAAATCCCTGACGGATGTTTACGAAGAAAACGGCCGCAACTAGAATGGGCAGTTGAAGGATGCACATCAGACGGGTTAAACACCCCAGCATAATCAGGAATCCCCCCATCAGATGCGCAAAGGCAACATAATGAACGGCCATAACCGGAAAAAGCCCAAAATGAACTCCTCCGACCAATTGGTTCAGATACGCAGTGTCACTAATGAAACTGATTCCCTTCAGAATCAGGATAATGCCCAGCATAATCCGTAGGGCGTCGGTCCAGGCGGGGTGATGCGTGTCGCCCCAGTGTTCGATGCGCGTTAGTAGGTTCATATCTGTAAGCGGTTAGTGAATCTCAATCGAATCTACAGATAGAATACCGTTAAAGCAAGTTGATTGACAGTCTATTAATTATATTTTTTGGCGGTTTAATCTAATTTTACTTTGTGGCTGGAAGTAGATCGTTCGTCATGAATAAATCTTAACGTATTTCTTCAAAGGGGCCGATTTGTACTGGTGTGAGGTGGGGCATCTCATTAGGTTCGAACAGACGCGAGCGAATCATGAACCGGACACCCAGTGGAATTTCCAATGAAAAACTGGCGCCACGGCCAGGTGTCACATCGATGGTCAGGTGGGTATGCTGCCAGTATTCGAACTGATCCTGCGACATCCAGAAGTCACACTCATGAATCTGACCTAGCCAAACGTCCGACGAACCGATAATAAAATCACCAACCGGGTAGCACATGGGCGAGGAACCATCACAACAGCCACCGCTCTGGTGAAACATAAGTGGGCCGTGTTGGGCTCTTAACTTGTCTATAACTTGGGCCGCAGCCGCTGTACAGTCTATACGATTCATGAGGTTGCGCTAAGATTTGCAACAAATTTTGCCGGTATCTTACAAAAATGCCAGTAGTATTCTCTTAAATACATGCATAATCCTATCAATACGAAAAACAGGTAGATATGGACCGTCAACTTGATTGATAAATCAAGACGTATCAATGTGTTTTAAGTAAAACATAATCTGCTATAACTATCACAAAAACCAGTGTTCTATTGTACCTTTGGGGAGTTATGGCAAAACAATCGGCTTCAAAATCTACGTTTACAACGGCTACACTAGAGTTCATGCGTGAACTCGTTCAAAACAACAATCGGGACTGGTTTCAGGCAAACCGTAGCCGCTATGATGCGGCTAAAGCAGAGCTGGTGGGCGTTACCGAGCGGGTTCTGGCAGAGCTGAGTCCATTTGAACCACTGGCTAATACGTCGGCCAAAGATTGTATATTTCGAATCAACCGCGACATCCGCTTTTCAAAGGACAAAGCTCCCTACAAATCGAATCTGGCGTTTGCCATTGGGCCTGGTGGACGACATTCGGGCCGTATCGATTATTATGTGCATATCCAGCCTGATAACCAGTCGTTTCTAGGGGCGGGCATGTGGCAGCCAACCCCGGCCAATCTGGCTAAATTTCGGCAGGAAGTTGATTATAATGCCCAGGAACTAAAAGACATCATCGAAGCCGATGAATTCAAAGCCTACTTTCCCGAAGCGCACGGCGAAACGCTAAAAGTAATGCCGAAAGGCTACCCGGCCGATCACCCCGAAATCGATCTATTGCGCCGAAAAGAGTTGTTCTTTATGCATCGCTATACCGATAAAGAAGTGCTGAAACCGAATTTCGTCGATGAAATTGTAAAGGGATGCCGCATCATCAAACCCTACTGCGATCTGCTGAATTATCTGTTCTACGACGAGAAAGAAGAGTCAATTACGTTATAAGCCGTTTCAGGGTTTCAGGAAAATACCGTTTTTGGGGTAACTGGTAACGTTTTCGGCATAGTACGTACAGTTTTTCCCACAGGATTCCAGCCAGCCCACGGAACTGGAACCATTCTGGCATTTTGTGAACTAGCGGGGTTGCTGGCGGTCGTAGAAGCGATAGACCTTACAGCCATCAACATTAAAAAGCAATTCAACTTTACTGTTTGGATTACTTCGCTGTAGATGCATCTGGGCGGGAGCCAGGCAGGAAAAGAAGTTTGAGCTGATCTGACAACAGCAAATCAGCGAAAGCTTAGCGGTTTAGTTTTCGCATGAATCTAAACGCGGCCGATGAATAGTCAACGAAATATTGATTAAGTGTTTATAAAAAAGGCTCACCACTAAACTGGCGAGCCTTTTTTAATTTGTATAGGTTCTACTTTACTCAACAGCAATGAGTGATACTGCTTTCGCTTCGAGTTGAGTGTCACCCATGAGGTATAGGTCGGCATACCGAGCCGCTTCGCGGCCTTCAGAAATAGCCCAAACCACCAAAGATTGACCACGGCGCATATCACCAGCCGCAAATACTTTAGGGTTTGTCGTTGTCTGGTAATTCTGCGCTTTTACGTTGCCACGCTCATCGTATTCAAGGCCGAGATCGTCCAGTAAACCATTGTGCTGTGGGTGCAGGAAGCCAGCCGCCAACAACGCCAGTTCGCAGGGAATGTCGCGCTCTGAACCCGGCAGTTCCACCATTTGCATCCGACCATTTTCATTTTTCCAGGTCAGGTCGACAATACGCAGTGCTTTCAGGTTTCCGTTCTCGTCACCGATAAATTCTTTGGTATTGATTGACCAATGCCGGTCGCAGCCTTCCTCATGTGAGGTACTGGTCCGCAGCATCATTGGCCAGTTTGGCCAGGGCGTGCTTTCGGCCCGCTCTTTCGGAGGCATCGGCATCAGCTCAATTTGCGTAACGCTTTTGGCGCCGTGACGGTTTGAGGTACCGACACAGTCGGAACCTGTATCGCCACCGCCAATAACCACTACATTTTTATCAGCGGCAAAGAGGTCACCATTACCATATTTTACACCACGGTGGTCCACTTCGACCGGGCGGCCAGCAACCCGTTTGTTTTGCTGGCTCAGGAATTCCATCGCCGGGTAAATACCTTTCAGATCACGTCCTTTGATCGGGAGGTCACGCGGAACGGTTGAGCCACCGGTGAGCATGATCAGGTCAAAGTCGTTCAGAAGGTCTTTGGCTTTCAGGTCAACGCCTACATCAACACTGGTTTTGAAGGTAACTCCTTCGGCTTCCATAACCGCCAACCGACGGTCGATGGTCCATTTTTCGAGTTTGAAATCCGGGATGCCGTATCGTAACAGCCCGCCAATCTGATCAGCGCGTTCAAAAACAGTTACTGTATGACCCGCTTTATTCAACTGAGCGGCAGCTGCCAAACCGGCAGGACCAGAGCCAACAACGGCAACCCGTTTG
This window of the Spirosoma aerolatum genome carries:
- a CDS encoding DUF779 domain-containing protein, which encodes MNRIDCTAAAAQVIDKLRAQHGPLMFHQSGGCCDGSSPMCYPVGDFIIGSSDVWLGQIHECDFWMSQDQFEYWQHTHLTIDVTPGRGASFSLEIPLGVRFMIRSRLFEPNEMPHLTPVQIGPFEEIR
- the modA gene encoding molybdate ABC transporter substrate-binding protein, with translation MKKLVLFLLLCPLFLRAQPLRVAVAANAQFVMEELKTAFQKKTGVTVETIVSSSGKLTTQIQQGAPYDVFLSADMTYPQTLHKAGLTTAAPVVYAYGSLVLWTMGELPVSANLNVLSDPSVRHIAIANPATAPYGEAAIGFLKAKKLLVAVQAKIVYGESISQVNQYILSGAAEVGFTAKSVVLDPTLAKRGHWVDLPQTGYAPIAQGVVVLKRTSQPKAAEQFLVFLRSPDARRILQKFGYQLKP
- a CDS encoding glutamate synthase subunit beta — encoded protein: MGKPTGFLEFARELPKKRAAQDRIHDYKEIEVPHSEQDSQRQAARCMDCGTPFCHSGCPLGNIIPEFNDAVYEQNWAYAYEILSSTNNFPEFTGRICPAPCEASCVLGINKPPVAIEFIEKSIAEVAFERGYITPKVPKERTGKRVAVVGSGPAGLAAAAQLNKAGHTVTVFERADQIGGLLRYGIPDFKLEKWTIDRRLAVMEAEGVTFKTSVDVGVDLKAKDLLNDFDLIMLTGGSTVPRDLPIKGRDLKGIYPAMEFLSQQNKRVAGRPVEVDHRGVKYGNGDLFAADKNVVVIGGGDTGSDCVGTSNRHGAKSVTQIELMPMPPKERAESTPWPNWPMMLRTSTSHEEGCDRHWSINTKEFIGDENGNLKALRIVDLTWKNENGRMQMVELPGSERDIPCELALLAAGFLHPQHNGLLDDLGLEYDERGNVKAQNYQTTTNPKVFAAGDMRRGQSLVVWAISEGREAARYADLYLMGDTQLEAKAVSLIAVE
- a CDS encoding spore photoproduct lyase family protein, which translates into the protein MPDFKPSLILYTADALNSRGEAVLAKFPEAEALEVKQHNRLPDLGLNHFKVKSNVLVLGRLKTQDIKWSGRSADYIAPSLANGCFGGCTYCYVDRHKTVNPITLFTNVEENIATVNEQISTLPWPKVPNQTDDQFYTYDIGCNSDISVDYGLTDGIRQVFDFYRTHPRAKATFATKYVNRDMLNFDPERKVRIRFSLMPAHVSKLVDVRTDSIEKRLAAINDFYDAGYEVHVNFSPVIVYTGPDGDRKAWRNDYRDLFRQLDAALRPEVRQQLKCEVIFLTHNQWQHQANLAINPKAEELLWVPELQESKVSQFGGWNIRYQHQLKRKMIEIFERLVQEEIPWCQIRYIF
- a CDS encoding molybdopterin-dependent oxidoreductase, encoding MNQLRLRNSMGKMLAAAVLVIVCLSSQAQTVLTISGDVTKPLAWQATDLQAMWHTTVTAKDHDEKEHQYSGVPVSELLRQAGVTLGGQLRGKNLRKYVIVKAADDYEVVFALPELDPEFVSRSILLVDRVDGEPLSKDVGPYRIVVPGEKKMARWVRQVKRLEVKVAN
- a CDS encoding DUF2461 domain-containing protein translates to MAKQSASKSTFTTATLEFMRELVQNNNRDWFQANRSRYDAAKAELVGVTERVLAELSPFEPLANTSAKDCIFRINRDIRFSKDKAPYKSNLAFAIGPGGRHSGRIDYYVHIQPDNQSFLGAGMWQPTPANLAKFRQEVDYNAQELKDIIEADEFKAYFPEAHGETLKVMPKGYPADHPEIDLLRRKELFFMHRYTDKEVLKPNFVDEIVKGCRIIKPYCDLLNYLFYDEKEESITL
- a CDS encoding DUF4884 domain-containing protein, with the translated sequence MHLQRSNPNSKVELLFNVDGCKVYRFYDRQQPR
- a CDS encoding DoxX family protein yields the protein MNLLTRIEHWGDTHHPAWTDALRIMLGIILILKGISFISDTAYLNQLVGGVHFGLFPVMAVHYVAFAHLMGGFLIMLGCLTRLMCILQLPILVAAVFFVNIRQGFSPLNSELWLSLMVLGLLLTFTVLGSGRFSMDEYVKQHAH
- the modB gene encoding molybdate ABC transporter permease subunit, which encodes MPIDWEPIWLTLRLASITTLLLLLIGVPLASWLALSQFRLKPVVESIISLPLVLPPSVVGFYLLLAFSPTSGFGAWLLHHLNLQLVFSFEGLVVASLLYSLPFMVHPIQAGLENLPVSWREAAYTLGQSPSRTLWRVLLPNCKPALLTGIVLTFAHTIGEFGLVLMIGGNLPGQTRVASIAIYDEVELLHFQTAHAYAALLLALSFAILLLVYFVNKRVTV
- a CDS encoding ATP-binding cassette domain-containing protein, coding for MIEIDLTMPRLFTEGPGELKVRIALESGSLTVLTGPSGAGKTTLLRLLAGLEIPHNGRIAVDGRVWLDTQQRVNLPPQKRSIGYVFQDTALFPNMTVQEAILFAAPNGDQDFVNQLIDITGLRAFMNQKPALLSGGQRQRVALARALVRRPHVLLLDEPFAALDSQSSQTLRQVLLELHKLWKTTTLLVSHHTQDTRVLANRLIQIVQGQVERDEQCLNDELPPIVEPITHILYQEEHRQWIIQTATSQLRSTNPAWGQRRAGDLILVNRSI